In Electrophorus electricus isolate fEleEle1 chromosome 14, fEleEle1.pri, whole genome shotgun sequence, a single window of DNA contains:
- the phf5a gene encoding PHD finger-like domain-containing protein 5A, protein MAKHHPDLIFCRKQAGVAIGRLCEKCDGKCVICDSYVRPCTLVRICDECNYGSYQGRCVICGGPGVSDAYYCKECTIQEKDRDGCPKIVNLGSSKTDLFYERKKYGFKKR, encoded by the exons ATGGCAAAACATCATCCAGACTTGATCTTCTGTAGGAAACAAGCCGGTGTCG ccATTGGAAGACTTTGTGAGAAAT GTGATGGCAAATGCGTCATCTGTGATTCTTATGTCCGGCCCTGCACACTAGTACGTATATGCGATGAATGTAACTATGGATCCTACCAAGGACGTTGTGTGATATGCGGAGGCCCAGGTGTGTCGGATGCTTATTACTGCAAGGAATGCACCATACAGGAAAAAGAT CGAGATGGATGCCCCAAGATTGTGAACCTTGGTAGCTCGAAGACTGACCTCTtttatgagagaaaaaaatatggcTTTAAAAAGAGGTGA
- the aco2 gene encoding aconitate hydratase, mitochondrial, with translation MATYCLTVARLQLALGHGIRRLHVSAAFCARAKVSMSHFEPSSYIAYEKLQSNVNTVRKRLNRPLTLSEKIVYGHLDSPADQEIVRGRTYLRLRPDRVAMQDATAQMAMLQFISSGLPKVAVPSTIHCDHLIEAQVGGAQDLQKAKEVNQEVYNFLASSGAKYGVGFWKPGSGIIHQIILENYAYPGVMLIGTDSHTPNGGGLGGICIGVGGADAVDVMAGIPWELKCPKVIGVKLTGTLSGWTSPKDIILKVAGILTVKGGTGAIVEYHGPGVDSISCTGMATICNMGAEIGATTSVFPYNHRMRTYLEKTGRADIAALAEEYKELLVPDTGCEYDQLIEINLNELKPHINGPFTPDLAHPVSSIGSVAEKNGWPLDVKVGLIGSCTNSSYEDMGRAASLAKQALDKGLKCKAKFTITPGSEQIRATIERDGYSKIFNDVGGVVLANACGPCIGQWDRRDVKKGEKNTIVTSFNRNFTARNDANPATHAFVTSPEIVTALAIAGTLKFNPETDYLTAPNGEKFKLQPPTGDELPARGFDPGQDTYQHPPSDGTGLRVDVNPQSNRLQLLEPFDKWNGRDLEDLQVLIKVKGKCTTDHISAAGPWLKFRGHLDNISNNLLIGAVNVENDAVNKIRNQLTGEFGGVPDVAREYKRNGVSWVVVGDENYGEGSSREHAALEPRHLGGRAIIVKSFARIHETNLKKQGLLPLTFADPADYEKIRPDDKISITGLKTFVPGKPLQAILKHSDGSKETIELNHTFNETQIEWFQAGSALNRMKELQK, from the exons ATGGCAACCTACTGCTTGACTGTCGCCCGGCTTCag CTTGCACTGGGGCATGGCATCCGACGGCTGCATGTGTCTGCGGCCTTTTGTGCAAGAGCTAAGGTGTCCATGAGCCACTTTGAGCCCAGCTCCTACATCGCCTATGAGAAGCTCCAATCAAATGTCAACACTGTACGCAAAAG GCTTAACAGGCCACTCACCCTATCAGAGAAGATCGTGTATGGCCATCTGGATAGCCCCGCCGATCAGGAAATTGTTCGAGGGCGTACGTACTTGCGCTTGCGCCCGGACAGGGTGGCAATGCAAGATGCGACTGCGCAGATGGCCATGCTGCAGTTCATTAGCAGTGGGCTGCCTAAAGTAGCTGTGCCGTCTACCATCCACTGTGACCACCTTATTGAGGCTCAGGTAGGGGGAGCCCAGGACCTGCAGAAAGCAAAG GAAGTGAATCAGGAGGTTTACAACTTTCTTGCCAGTTCTGGGGCTAAATATGGTGTGGGTTTCTGGAAGCCAGGTTCTGGAATCATCCATCAG ATTATTCTGGAAAACTATGCCTACCCTGGGGTAATGCTGATAGgtacagactctcacacacctaATGGTGGTGGACTGGGTGGTATCTGCAttggagtgggtggagctgaTGCTGTTGATGTCATGGCAGGAATTCCATGGGAGCTTAAGTGTCCCAAA GTCATTGGTGTGAAGTTGACAGGCACGCTGTCAGGTTGGACCTCACCAAAGGACATAATCCTGAAAGTGGCAGGCATCCTGACTGTAAAAGGTGGCACTGGTGCTATTGTGGAGTACCATGGGCCTGGAGTGGACTCCATCTCCTGTACTG GAATGGCTACGATCTGTAACATGGGTGCTGAAATTGGAGCTACCACATCTGTTTTCCCTTACAATCATCGCATGAGGACATACCTGGAGAAAACCGGCCGTGCAG ATATTGCTGCTTTGGCTGAGGAGTACAAAGAGCTCCTGGTCCCAGACACTGGCTGTGAATATGACCAGCTGATTGAGATCAACCTGAATGAG TTGAAGCCACACATCAATGGTCCCTTCACTCCTGACCTGGCTCACCCAGTCTCAAGCATTGGATCTGTGGCAGAGAAAAATGGGTGGCCCCTAGATGTTAAAGTTG GTCTGATTGGAAGCTGCACTAACTCAAGTTATGAGGATATGGGAAGAGCCGCCTCTCTAGCTAAACAGGCTCTTGACAAAGGACTCAAATGCAAGGCCAAATTCACAATCACCCCCGGGTCAGAGCAGATCCGTGCCACCATTGAAAGAGATGGTTAT TCTAAGATCTTCAATGATGTTGGAGGAGTTGTCCTGGCCAATGCTTGTGGACCATGCATTGGACAGTGGGACAG GCGTGATGttaagaaaggagagaaaaacacaattgTCACATCATTTAACAGAAACTTCACAGCTAGAAATGATGCTAACCCTGCCACCCATGCCTTTGTCACATCTCCAGAG ATAGTCACAGCTCTTGCCATTGCTGGCACACTGAAATTCAATCCTGAGACTGACTACCTGACAGCTCCCAATGGAGAAAAGTTCAAGCTGCAACCCCCCACAGGCGACGAACTGCCTGCCCGTGGCTTCGACCCTGGACAGGACACATACCAGCATCCTCCATCAGATGGCACAGGCCTCAGAGTGGACGTCAACCCACAGAGCAACCGCCTGCAGCTACTGGAGCCCTTCGACAAGTGGAATGGCAGAGACCTGGAGGACTTGCAAGTTCTCATAAAG GTGAAAGGCAAGTGCACTACAGACCACATCAGTGCTGCTGGGCCCTGGCTGAAATTCCGTGGTCATCTGGACAACATATCCAACAATCTTCTCATTGGAGCTGTTAACGTTGAAAATGACGCTGTTAATAAGATCCGTAACCAGCTGACTGGAGAGTTTGGTGGTGTTCCTGATGTTGCCCGGGAGTACAAG AGGAATGGTGTTTCGTGGGTTGTGGTGGGAGATGAGAACTACGGTGAGGGGTCTAGTAGAGAACACGCTGCCCTTGAGCCCAGACATCTAGGAGGCAGGGCTATTATTGTCAAGAGCTTTGCCAGAATCCATG AAACAAACTTGAAAAAGCAAGGTCTGCTTCCTCTTACCTTTGCTGACCCTGCCGATTATGAAAAAATCCGCCCAGATGACAAAATATCCATCACAGGTCTAAAGACCTTTGTCCCTGGAAAG CCCCTGCAGGCCATCCTCAAACACAGTGATGGCAGCAAGGAAACCATCGAGCTGAATCACACTTTCAACGAGACTCAGATTGAATGGTTTCAGGCAGGCTCTGCCCTAAACAGGATGAAGGAGCTGCAGAAGTAA
- the csdc2a gene encoding cold shock domain-containing protein C2a produces MADSDTSSSSEPPLHCPHTPLSLSFPFLREGSRVWERKPPQSGEPPSPLPTRRNRTYSATVRARSGQVFKGVCKNFSRSQGHGFIRPSNGGEDIFVHISDIEGEYVPVEGDEVTYKVCPVPPKNLKLQAVEVVITSLTPGTKHETWSGQIISS; encoded by the exons ATGGCTGATTCAGATACCTCATCCTCATCCGAACCTCCACTGCACTGtccccacactcctctctccctgtctttcccCTTCCTGAGAGAGGGCAGTCGTGTTTGGGAGAGAAAACCACCACAGTCCGGGGAGCCACCAAGTCCACTTCCCACTCGCCGCAATCGCACCTATTCCGC TACTGTGAGGGCCAGGTCTGGACAGGTTTTCAAGGGAGTCTGCAAGAATTTTTCCAGGTCCCAGGGACATGGTTTTATCCGCCCTTCTAACGGGGGAGAAGACATTTTTGTTCACATCTCAGA CATTGAGGGTGAATATGTACCAGTAGAAGGAGATGAGGTGACCTACAAAGTGTGTCCTGTTCCTCCCAAGAACCTGAAGCTCCAGGCTGTAGAGGTGGTCATCACCAGCCTTACACCGGGGACCAAGCATGAGACCTGGTCTGGACAAATAATCAGCTCCTAG